AAACATAATCACAGACGCCTTCAAGCATCTTCAAGTCGTTCTTCTCGTCTCTCGGATATCTTTCAAAATCCTCTCCAGGACAGAATTGCTTGGGATTGACATATATACTCGCCACCGCGGCGTGGCATCTATTTTCAATATGCCTGAATAGAGAAACATGACCCTCGTGAAGACTTCCCATTGTCGGAACAAAGCCCAGCCTCAAACCCTGTTTTTTGTAAAATTCCGATATCTCCGTCATTTCAAAACGTTTTCTGACGACTTTCAACGGTAATCTCCTATGTTGTAAAATTTCAATCCTTCTCCAAAGTTTGAAATTTCCCTTATCACGGCAGATGTGTCTTCGCCGTTTGATTCGTCGTAGCCGTTTATTACCATCATGTCCTGATTTGAAAGATTCAACAGGTAATCATCCATCGCCTTAAAAAGAGTTGAAAGATAATCTTTGCTGAGTTCTCTTTCGGAGATGAAACCTGATTTTGCAAGTTTGGCTTTGGCTAAAACAGGATCCGTTCGGATGTATACTATCAGATCCGGTTGGGGCAGGTTGTCGAGGAGAAGTGAAGACATATTGAGAAAAAGCGAATATTCATCGGAGTTCAGGGTACAGGATGCGTAAATTCTTCCTCTGTGCAAAGAAGCATCGGCGATGTAACATCCGCTGCCGAATATTTCAGGTTGAACGATTTTTTTAAGTATTTCTCTTCTTTCGAGAAGCAAAGAAACCTCGGCCGCAAAAGCGAAACTTCCCTCAGAAGAATAAAAATTCTTCAAAAAGGAATTCTGAGAAAAATCAGACCAATATATCCTGGCATCGAGTTCCTCCGACAGTTTTCTGGCCAGACCGTATTTTCCAGAACAGGGCAATCCTTCCATAGAAATCATTTTAAAACGCATCGATTTCCTTTCTCAATTGGTCTCTTTTCCTGAATGCGCACACTTCCACCTGGCCGACAACGCCGCCCAGGCTCGGTGAAGGTTTTTTCACTGTCACCTTTATCTCTTCAATTATGCTGAATTTTTCAAACAGAGATTCCATTATGCTCCTGGCAATCTTTTCAAGGAGGTTAAACCTGTTGTTCATGACCTCCTCTTTAACGGCCGTGTAAACTTTTCTGTAATCGAGTGTGTCCCTGAGATTGTCTGAAATCATTGCTTTATCAATATCAAGAATTATCTCCGCGTCTATTTCAATGTTTATTCCGTTGTTTCTTTCTACTTCAGCGTGTCCGTGATAAGCATAGAATTTCAGTTTTTTCAGCGAAATTCTATCCAGCATCGTTGCCCCTTTCATATATTTCAGTTGTCTGATAGAATATCACAAAAGAATATGAATTCAAGAATTTTATCAATAGACCCGGGACGAAAAAAGTGCGGAGTTTCCATTTCAGACGAAACGTGCGTTATTTCCAGACCTTTGATGACTGTAGAAAGAGACAAGCTTTTCGAAATCCTCGCCAAGCTAATTGAAGAATACTGCGTCGCTGAAGTTGTTGTTGGCCAGACAATGACTCTTAACGGCCCATATAAACCTTCCGCTCGTCTCGCCGAAAAAATAAGAAAAGAATTCAGAATTAAAGTCTCTCTTTACGACGAGAACCTCTCAACAAAAAGAGCGAAAGAAATAAAATCGAAAAAACACGGCGACGATGCGCTTTCTGCCGCCGTAATACTCCAGGATTATCTCAATGAAAATAATTCGGCAAAATAGGATTTTTTTCCCCTTTCCTTTTTTGGTTCAGCTGTTTTTTATATCTTGTAAAATGCTGAATTTATCTCAGAGCTTCACAGTTAACGGATCCGATTCAGTGATCTTCGAAATCAAAAGCGGTTCCTCCGTCGACGAAATAATGGACGATCTGGAAAAAAAAGGCGTTCTTCTCAGAAACGACAGGCAGTATTTCCTCAGATCCATAATCAGAAACGGCAAAGACAGATCAATTGCAAGCGGCAATTACCTTCTGCCCGTTCCTTCCAATCCCGAATCCCTGGCTTTGATTCTCGAAAGAGGTCCCGTTAAAAAATATGTCACAATACCTGAAGGTTTGACGATTGAACAGACGGCTTCCATTTTAAGCACAAAAGCAAATTGCGACAGCGCGGAATTTATCAAACTTTGCACTCAAACGGAAATGATATCCGCAGTATTTTCCGGAGACCGCTTCCGATCCGATCTACCCTCCTCTCTCGAAGGATTTCTTTTCCCGTCGACGTATGACTTCGGTTTCGGGGCATCTCCCGCCGAGGCCATACAAGAAATGGTTTTCCTTTATTTTACCGTCATCGATTCCGTTGAAAGACCTCAAATTATGATTTTGAACGATTACGAAGTCCTCATTCTCGCTTCCATGATT
This is a stretch of genomic DNA from candidate division WOR-3 bacterium. It encodes these proteins:
- a CDS encoding deoxynucleoside kinase, which codes for MISMEGLPCSGKYGLARKLSEELDARIYWSDFSQNSFLKNFYSSEGSFAFAAEVSLLLERREILKKIVQPEIFGSGCYIADASLHRGRIYASCTLNSDEYSLFLNMSSLLLDNLPQPDLIVYIRTDPVLAKAKLAKSGFISERELSKDYLSTLFKAMDDYLLNLSNQDMMVINGYDESNGEDTSAVIREISNFGEGLKFYNIGDYR
- the folB gene encoding dihydroneopterin aldolase; protein product: MLDRISLKKLKFYAYHGHAEVERNNGINIEIDAEIILDIDKAMISDNLRDTLDYRKVYTAVKEEVMNNRFNLLEKIARSIMESLFEKFSIIEEIKVTVKKPSPSLGGVVGQVEVCAFRKRDQLRKEIDAF
- the ruvX gene encoding Holliday junction resolvase RuvX → MNSRILSIDPGRKKCGVSISDETCVISRPLMTVERDKLFEILAKLIEEYCVAEVVVGQTMTLNGPYKPSARLAEKIRKEFRIKVSLYDENLSTKRAKEIKSKKHGDDALSAAVILQDYLNENNSAK
- the mltG gene encoding endolytic transglycosylase MltG, with protein sequence MLNLSQSFTVNGSDSVIFEIKSGSSVDEIMDDLEKKGVLLRNDRQYFLRSIIRNGKDRSIASGNYLLPVPSNPESLALILERGPVKKYVTIPEGLTIEQTASILSTKANCDSAEFIKLCTQTEMISAVFSGDRFRSDLPSSLEGFLFPSTYDFGFGASPAEAIQEMVFLYFTVIDSVERPQIMILNDYEVLILASMIEKEAKVDEEREVISSVYINRLTAGMPLQCDATILYALGGHREKIYFRDLEINSPYNTYLYKGLPPTPICNPGKKSIEAAYCPSETDYFYYVAKKDGTHIFSKTYTEHIRAVNSVRNN